A stretch of DNA from Schizosaccharomyces osmophilus chromosome 2, complete sequence:
ACCTACTACCATACACTGAACACTTCCAAACAGAGTAAGtattttggaaattgaGCGGTTTGTCGCTCCAAGCGTTAATTAAACTGATTTTCACTCTCTTTTAATACACTGCATGAAGTTTTTGCAGTCCTGTAGGTATATTTTGGGCTGTAGTTGAACGCTTTCAGTCAACAATTGTAGATACTAAAGCGTCAATCCGAACTttaaaaagcttctttaGTTGGAGAACTAAAGGAAGAACTTACtctatttattattatatACATTTACTCATTCGCCGGCATCTGTGTTACCTTTCTCGATTCTTTTTATCAACACtgaaaattaattttgtaTAATGTCCACGGAAGCGATCTCAAAACTTAGGGTTTTAAGCGGTATGTGAGAGGGGTTTTTTaatacaataaataaatccaggaatatgaaaagggtctttttgtttacggtATACTAACTTTGAATGCTATAGTTGGTAGCAATGCAACTTCTGCTTTTATGGGCTGGCGCTTATCGGAAAGCCAAGCTTGCCATACAAGTCTTATTTGGCGTAATCGAAGTGAAAGCGTAATGTCTGAAGGCATCCGTATTCGTTCGAGCGTCTTTGGTTCTACTAAATGGAAACCTGATGTTGGTATGCTTTTAATTTATAGCACGAAGTTGTGTGATATACCTACGGCTTTGTTCTTAATACTAACATGCTTCTTTTAGTCGTCCCTACAATTGAACAACTAGTAACAAATGACGAACCTTTTGATTATGTGTTTGTATGCCTAAAAATTATTCCTTCTGTTTATGATCTAGGAACTGCCATAAAAGACGTTGTTACCCCTGGTCATACCTGTGTCGTTTTAAATACTACCGGGATCGTTGGCGCTGAAAAGAGTATACAGGAAACCTTTCCAAATAATCctattatttctttcgttATTCAGGACCAGTTTACCCAGAGAGGGCCATTGCAATTTGAACATACTGCATTCGCTGCTGATACCGCTAGTAGTGTAATGTATTTAGGGTTAACTgatgaggaagatgaaatCCCAGACTCAGTTCAAGACGCCATGATTGAGACATTAACATTAACTCTGGAAGCAGGTGGTGTATCTTGCACATTCTTACCTAAAATCCAGCAAAAACAATGGGAAACAGGAATTGGTCATATGGCCTTTTTTCCAGTTTCTATATTAAATGAAGAACCAAATTTGTCTTTAATTTATAGAGCAAAGCCTTTTGTGAAAGTCATAGATGGTATAATGAACGAAGCATTTTCCATTGCTGCGACACAAGGTTGTGATTTTCCTACGGAAAAACGAGAATCATTGAAACGATTTATTGTGAATCGAATGTTAGCAGCACCCCGTCCCTCATACATATTTCAGGATTATTTAGCTCGTCGTCCTTTGGAAGTCGAGGTGTTGTTGGGATACCCGGTCGAAATTGCGGAACAACATAAAGTATCAGTGCCCTACATGGAAACCGTTTATGCTCTATTTGAAGcaaaagctaaaaaaaatcttaCTTCCACTCCAGCTGTTCCTCAGCCTATTCCAGCTATGCCATCAAGCCGTATATCACCACCTGGTTTAACCGCGCGATCCCCATCGCGCTCCACTGTGGGTACGTCAACAAGAATGGGTAGCATGGATGATCTCTTGAGCAAGCGACAATTTGCCTCTCCACCGGCTTTTCATGCGCCCTCTAGTCGTTCAATGTATAAAATTCCAAGTGCGTCCATGGTTAATTTATCTTCGCCCGTTGTCACTTCACCAGCAGGCCTTGGAGGTAGAGCAATGCCAACACGATTTACAGGACGGAATATGCGCGGAAGCCCGTTCACCATGAACAAAGCCGGGTCGGTGTCAGATATTCTTAGTATGTCGGATGGAATGGTTCCTAACGATCCCAGTGAAACTGCGTCGGTTGCAGGAGAAGcaccttcttttgatatGCTCACGTTGACGCAACGAAGGAATCGAAGAAACTCTCAAATGTCCTCGAGTTCCATGGGTATTCCATCGAGCGCATCGTCTTCGAGTGATCGCCGTTCTACTTGGACTGGCCGTCCACCACCTCATAAGGGTAAGTAATACAGTAGAAGTCTACTGGGACGGTTTGTATATTTGGTGCAAGCTAGAtactaatttttttttccttataGGCATAAGTGAACCAGTCATTCCAATTTTAGAAGACCCGATGACAGCTTTATATGACACGAGTCGTTATCCAACAAGGCCTCCAGGTAGCAGCACGTCGTCACTGAATGGAAATCCTACTCCCAAACCGACTCGACCACCTTCGATTGCATCCACATCTACTACTCCTCGAAAATTTGGCTAACGTTAGTCCTTCgttggtttcttttttcttgtccTTGTCTGAACCCTTCATCATTGATTGTTTAATTGTTATGATACGCTCCTTTTTTATACAGTTGCTGtactattttcttttaatatttGCTTAtgcattttgtttacaatttagTCGTACCTTTctattgtttatttacgtATGCATAGTC
This window harbors:
- the mug72 gene encoding oxidoreductase is translated as MSTEAISKLRVLSVGSNATSAFMGWRLSESQACHTSLIWRNRSESVMSEGIRIRSSVFGSTKWKPDVVVPTIEQLVTNDEPFDYVFVCLKIIPSVYDLGTAIKDVVTPGHTCVVLNTTGIVGAEKSIQETFPNNPIISFVIQDQFTQRGPLQFEHTAFAADTASSVMYLGLTDEEDEIPDSVQDAMIETLTLTLEAGGVSCTFLPKIQQKQWETGIGHMAFFPVSILNEEPNLSLIYRAKPFVKVIDGIMNEAFSIAATQGCDFPTEKRESLKRFIVNRMLAAPRPSYIFQDYLARRPLEVEVLLGYPVEIAEQHKVSVPYMETVYALFEAKAKKNLTSTPAVPQPIPAMPSSRISPPGLTARSPSRSTVGTSTRMGSMDDLLSKRQFASPPAFHAPSSRSMYKIPSASMVNLSSPVVTSPAGLGGRAMPTRFTGRNMRGSPFTMNKAGSVSDILSMSDGMVPNDPSETASVAGEAPSFDMLTLTQRRNRRNSQMSSSSMGIPSSASSSSDRRSTWTGRPPPHKGISEPVIPILEDPMTALYDTSRYPTRPPGSSTSSLNGNPTPKPTRPPSIASTSTTPRKFG